The DNA segment GCTCCTTCGAGAAGAAGCAGTACGCGCAGGCCGAGCAGTTCTTGACGAAGGTGGTCGAGCAGAATCCGACCTTCGCCGACGTCTACAACATGCTCGGCATCATCTACCACGACCAGGGCCAGTTCGCCCGGGCGCAGCGGGCCTTCGAGTCCGCGCTGCGGCTCAACCCCGCGTACACCGAGGCCGCGCTCAACCTGGCGGTCATCTACAACGACATGGGGAAGTACGCGGAGGCGAAGGAGGTCTACCAGGCCGCCTTGTCCCGCCAGAAGGGCGCCCCCGGCGAGCTGGACCCCTACGTCATGAAGAAGGTGGCCAACATGTACGCCGACATCGGCGACGTGTTCGCCTCCAGCGGCGTGTGGCAGAAGGCCATTGAAGAGTACCGCCGCGCGCTGGCGCACTTCCCGGAGTTCGTGGACATCCGCCTGAAGCTGGGCAACGCGCTGAGGGACGCCGGGGACAACACGGCGGCCATGGCGGAGTACGAACAGGTCATCGCGCAGAATCCGTCGTACATTCCTGGACGGATCAATTATGGAATCGCCCTGTACTCGGCGGGACGCCGTGACGAGGCGGTGAAGGTCTGGGAAGACGTGCTCGTGCGCAGCCCCGGCAACAAGAGCGCGCAGATGTACCTCAACCTGGTGAAGGACCCGGGGAAGGCGGAAGTGACGGGTTGAGCACCATGGCAACTTCCATCATCGAGGTCGCGGCACCGTGAGCACTCCTGGCGGTACGGCGAAGTCCTTTGCCCTCAAGTTCATCTCCGGGAAGTACCAGGGCGGTGAGTTCCCGCTGAAGGCCAACAAGCAGATCGTCGTCGGACGGTCGAGCGAGTTGGACATGGTGCTGGTGGAGGACATGGTCTCGCGCAAGCACGCGAAGATCCTGTTCTCCGACGGAGCCATCACCATCGAGGACCTGGGGTCCACCAACGGCACCTTCGTCAACGGCGAGAAGGTCAAGCAGGCCAAGCTGAAGGAGGGGGACCGCATCCTCATCGGGACCTCCATCCTCAAGCTCGTGCACCAGGGCGCGGAGAGCGCCGCCGTGGACGAGAGCGTCGTGAAGCAGAAGCTGGAGGAGGCCGCCGCCGCCCAGGCCGCGCGGACCACCAAGGCCAGCTCCATGACGGGGAAGATTGAAGAGATCCCCCTCCCGGACCTGCTCCAGCTCTTCCACACGTCCAAGAAGAACGGCGTGCTCGTGGTGAACAACGCCCACGAGGGCCGCATCTACCTGCGCCAGGGCCGCGTGTACTACGCGGTCATCGACGACAACCACAACCTGGGCCCGCAGAAGAGCTTCAACCGCATCGTCACCTGGGAAGAGGGTGACTTCGAGCTGCGCCCCGCGGACACGCAGGAGTTCATGGTGGAGCTGGACTCCTCCACCGAAGCGCTCCTGATGGACGCCCTGCGGCAGCTGGACGAGTTCAAGCGCCTGCAGCCGAACCTGCCGCCCATGGCCACGGCGCTGCGCATCGCGCAGCCGTTGTCAGCGCCCCTGAAGGAACTGACGCCGGAGATGCTGGACGTGCTGCAGCTCGTGCACAACCACGGCTCGCTGGGCGGCGTGCTGGACCACTCGGACGGCGACGACGTGCTCACCGCCGAATCGGTGGTGCAGCTCATGAAGCGCGACTACGTGCGCGCGGAGTAGGGCGGGGAACATCATGGCGGGTGCGAAGCCGGTGGCGCCGAAGAAGCGCCTCACGGAGATGAGCCACTGCGCGGGCTGCGCGGCGAAGCTCAAGGCGGGGGACCTGGCGACGGTCCTGGGCGGGCTCAAGGGGGCGGCGTCCCACCCCCGGGCCCTGGTGGGCTTCAACACGAACGACGACGCCGCCGTGTACCAGGTGGCGCCGGGCATGGCCGTGGTGGAGACGGTGGACTTCTTCCCGCCGCTCGTGGACGACCCGTTCCAGTTCGGCGCCATCGCCGCGGCCAACGCGCTGTCGGACATCTGGGCCATGGGCGCGAAGCCGCTGTTCGCGCTCAACCTGGTGTGCTTCCCGGACGAGCTGCCGCTCAAGACGCTGCAGAAGATTCTGGCGGGCGGCCAGTCCAAGGCGGACGAGGCGGGCATCCCCATCCTGGGCGGCCACAGCATCCGCGACCCGGAGCCCAAGTTCGGCATGGCCGTGACGGGCGTGGTGCACCCGAAGAAGGTGCTCACCAACGCGGGCGCGAAGCCGGGGGACGTGCTGCTGCTCACCAAGCCCGTGGGCACGGGCATCGCCACCACCGCCATCAAGCGGGGCCTTGCGTCCAAGCAGCTCACGAAGCGCGTGACGGCGCAGATGGCCACGCTCAACAAGGCGGCCGGTGAGGTGTTCGCGTCGGGCGCCTTCAAGGTGAACGCGCTCACGGACGTGACGGGCTTCGGCCTGCTGGGCCACCTGCTGGAGATGATGAACGGCGCGAAGACGCGCGCGGCGGTGGACCTGGAGCGCATCCCGCTCATCGCGGAGGTGCCCGCGCTGGCGGAACAGGGCGTGATTCCGGGCGGCACCAAGACGAACCTCGCCCACGTGAAGAAGCAGGTGACGTTCCCGGAGGGGCTGCCGGAGCACATCCAGTGGCTGCTCGCGGACGCGCAGACCAACGGCGGCCTGCTGGCCAGCGTGCCCGCGCGCCACGCGCTCAAGGCGGTGCAGGCGCTGGAGAAGGCCGGCGTGGACGCGGCCCTCATCGGCGAGGTCCAGGCGGGCCGTCCCGGCATCGACGTCATCGGCTGAAGCACGCCGGCCCGGGGAGCGGATTTCGCCTCCGGGCCAGGGCTCCGCTAACATCCGCGAGCGAATGTCGCCGCGCCGCTTCCCCCTCCGCCCCCTCCTGCTCGCGTGCCTCCTGCCGGCCCTCGCCGGGGCGGGGGAGCGCGGTGCGCGCATCGTCATCGACCCCGGACATGGCGGGGCGAAGGAGGGCGCGAAGGGGCCCGGCGAGCTCTGGGAGAAGGAGATCGCCCTCCAGATTGCCCAGCGCCTGCGCGAGAAGCTGGAGGCCGCGGGCAGCGAGGTGTTCCTCACGCGCGACCGCGACGCGCAGATGGCGCTGTCGGAGCGGGTGGAGTTCTCCAACATCCAGCGGCCGGACCTCTTCCTCTCCATCCACGCCAACTCCATGCCCACGAAGCGCCTGCGCGAGCGCACGGAAGGCATCGAGACGTACTTCCTCTCCGCGAACGCCTCCGGTGAGGCGGCGCGGGCGGTGGCGGACCGTGAGAACGCGGAGGCCCCCACGGCCCGCTCCGCGCGCGGGCACTCCACGCTGGCCTTCATCCTGGATGACCTGGCGCGCACGGAGGCGCACTCGGACGCGTCCCGGCTGGCCTACGCCATCCACCCGCGCCTGGTGTCCAAGAGCGGTGCCGCGGACCGGGGCGTGCAACAGGCGCCCTTCTTCGTCCTCACGGGCGTGGAGGCGCCGGCGGTGCTGATTGAAGTGGGCTTCATCTCCCACCCCCAGGAGGGGGCCCGGCTGGGGAAGGCGGCCTACCAGGAGACCCTGGCGGAGGCCATCGCGGACGGGGTGCAGGCCTTCCTCCGGGAGACGCGCCGGCGGGACTCCTCGCCCCCGCAACCGGTGGCTGGATCCACGGCGCCCTGATAAAGCGTGGGGGCTTTTGAAGTCCTCTTGCGTCAGGAGCTTTCCCCCGTGCGTTCCTTCAACCGTGGTGCGCTGGACCTTCGGCCTGTCACCCTCACGCCCAACGTCAACCGCTACGCGGAGGGCTCCGTGCAGGTGGAGTTCGGCCACACCAAGGTGCTCGTCACCTGCTCGGTGGAGGACCGCGTCCCGCCGCACCTGATGGGCAAGGGCAGCGGCTGGGTGACGGCTGAATACGGCATGCTCCCGCGCGCCACGCACACCCGCGGCTCGCGCGAGGCCGCCAAGGGCAAGCAGTCCGGCCGCACCATGGAGATCCAGCGCCTCATCGGCCGGGCCCTGCGCGCGTCCGTTGACCTGCAGGCCCTGGGCGTGCGCACCTTCACGCTCGACTGCGACGTCATCCAGGCGGACGGCGGCACGCGTACCGCGTCCATCACCGGCGCGTACGTGGCGCTGGTGCTGGCCATGCGCTCGCTCAACAAGCCGGGCCTCCTGAAGGGCCTCACCCCGCTGGCCGCGGTGTCCGTGGGCGTGGTGAACGGCGAGGTGCGCGTGGACCTGGACTACGACGAGGACTCCACCGCGGAGGTGGACCTCAACCTCGTGGCGACGGGTGACGGCCGCATCGTGGAGGTGCAGGGCACCGCCGAGCACAAGCTCTTCGACCGCAAGTCGATGGACGCGATGCTGGACGGAGGCCTGGCCGCCATCCAGCAGCTCACCGTCGCGCAGGCGAAGGTGCTGGGATGAAGCCGAAGCTGCTCTTCGCCACCGGCAACGCCGGCAAGCTGCGCGAGATGCGCGCGCTCGTGGGTGACGCCGTGGAGGTGGTGTCCCTCAAGGACCTGCCCCCCGTGCCCGAGCCCGTGGAGGACGGCGCCACGTTCGAGGCGAACGCGGTGAAGAAGGCCCGTGAGTACTCCCTGGCCACCGGACTGCCCGCGCTGGCGGACGACTCAGGGCTGTGCGTGGACGCGCTGGACGGACAGCCCGGCGTGCTCTCCGCGCGGTACGCGCCGGGGGACGACCGGGCCCGTTACGAGAAGCTGCTCGCGGAGCTCTCAGGCGTGCCGGACGAGAAGCGCACCGCGTCCTTCCGCTGCGCCCTGGCGCTGGTGACGGGCAAGGGCGCCGAGCCCCGGGTGGAGGTGGGCCGCTGCGAGGGCGTCATCCTGCGCGCGCCGAAGGGGACGAACGGCTTTGGCTACGACCCCGTGTTCCAGGTGGAGGGGGAGGGCGGGCGCTCCATGGCGGAGCTGGCACCGGAGGAGAAGTCCCGGGTGTCTCACCGGGCCCGGGCCTTCCAGCTGATGCGGCGCCATCTGTTGGCGCTCTGACCGGGCGGGCGGGCGTCAGGAACAGCAAGCTTGCGCGTCCGTCCGCGTTAGGCGAAGAATGCGGCACTTCTCGGGGCGTAGCGCAGCCTGGTAGCGCACCTGCCTTGGGCGCAGGGGGTCGGAGGTTCGAATCCTCTCGCCCCGACTTGAAGTGCCGTGATGTTTCAGCAGTCAGGACGGGCCAGCTCCAGTAGCTCAGCTGGATAGAGCACCGACCTTCTAAGTCGGGGGTCGCAGGTTCGAGTCCTGCCTGGGGCGCAAATCTGCTGGCAGATGGTTTTGGGCCTTGAACAGCTACGGTTTCCACGGTAGGAGACCGCCGCTTTCAAAGCCGTGACGTGTGAAGTGACGGCGAATGTAGCTCAACTGGTTAGAGCGCCGGACTGTGACTCCGGAGGTTGCCGGTTCGATCCCGGTCATTCGCCCTTCTTCTCTCGCTTCGCCCCGCGCCTATAGCTCAACTGGATAGAGCATCGGCCTTCGAAGCCGAGGGTTGGGGGTTCAAGTCCCTCTGGGCGCACTCCCTTTCCCAGCCCCGTCCCGCCTGGAAGACGAAACGCCC comes from the Corallococcus caeni genome and includes:
- a CDS encoding tetratricopeptide repeat protein codes for the protein MDEALKQLLTLGRGSFEKKQYAQAEQFLTKVVEQNPTFADVYNMLGIIYHDQGQFARAQRAFESALRLNPAYTEAALNLAVIYNDMGKYAEAKEVYQAALSRQKGAPGELDPYVMKKVANMYADIGDVFASSGVWQKAIEEYRRALAHFPEFVDIRLKLGNALRDAGDNTAAMAEYEQVIAQNPSYIPGRINYGIALYSAGRRDEAVKVWEDVLVRSPGNKSAQMYLNLVKDPGKAEVTG
- a CDS encoding DUF4388 domain-containing protein encodes the protein MSTPGGTAKSFALKFISGKYQGGEFPLKANKQIVVGRSSELDMVLVEDMVSRKHAKILFSDGAITIEDLGSTNGTFVNGEKVKQAKLKEGDRILIGTSILKLVHQGAESAAVDESVVKQKLEEAAAAQAARTTKASSMTGKIEEIPLPDLLQLFHTSKKNGVLVVNNAHEGRIYLRQGRVYYAVIDDNHNLGPQKSFNRIVTWEEGDFELRPADTQEFMVELDSSTEALLMDALRQLDEFKRLQPNLPPMATALRIAQPLSAPLKELTPEMLDVLQLVHNHGSLGGVLDHSDGDDVLTAESVVQLMKRDYVRAE
- the selD gene encoding selenide, water dikinase SelD, which gives rise to MAGAKPVAPKKRLTEMSHCAGCAAKLKAGDLATVLGGLKGAASHPRALVGFNTNDDAAVYQVAPGMAVVETVDFFPPLVDDPFQFGAIAAANALSDIWAMGAKPLFALNLVCFPDELPLKTLQKILAGGQSKADEAGIPILGGHSIRDPEPKFGMAVTGVVHPKKVLTNAGAKPGDVLLLTKPVGTGIATTAIKRGLASKQLTKRVTAQMATLNKAAGEVFASGAFKVNALTDVTGFGLLGHLLEMMNGAKTRAAVDLERIPLIAEVPALAEQGVIPGGTKTNLAHVKKQVTFPEGLPEHIQWLLADAQTNGGLLASVPARHALKAVQALEKAGVDAALIGEVQAGRPGIDVIG
- a CDS encoding N-acetylmuramoyl-L-alanine amidase family protein, translated to MSPRRFPLRPLLLACLLPALAGAGERGARIVIDPGHGGAKEGAKGPGELWEKEIALQIAQRLREKLEAAGSEVFLTRDRDAQMALSERVEFSNIQRPDLFLSIHANSMPTKRLRERTEGIETYFLSANASGEAARAVADRENAEAPTARSARGHSTLAFILDDLARTEAHSDASRLAYAIHPRLVSKSGAADRGVQQAPFFVLTGVEAPAVLIEVGFISHPQEGARLGKAAYQETLAEAIADGVQAFLRETRRRDSSPPQPVAGSTAP
- the rph gene encoding ribonuclease PH, whose protein sequence is MRSFNRGALDLRPVTLTPNVNRYAEGSVQVEFGHTKVLVTCSVEDRVPPHLMGKGSGWVTAEYGMLPRATHTRGSREAAKGKQSGRTMEIQRLIGRALRASVDLQALGVRTFTLDCDVIQADGGTRTASITGAYVALVLAMRSLNKPGLLKGLTPLAAVSVGVVNGEVRVDLDYDEDSTAEVDLNLVATGDGRIVEVQGTAEHKLFDRKSMDAMLDGGLAAIQQLTVAQAKVLG
- the rdgB gene encoding RdgB/HAM1 family non-canonical purine NTP pyrophosphatase, with product MKPKLLFATGNAGKLREMRALVGDAVEVVSLKDLPPVPEPVEDGATFEANAVKKAREYSLATGLPALADDSGLCVDALDGQPGVLSARYAPGDDRARYEKLLAELSGVPDEKRTASFRCALALVTGKGAEPRVEVGRCEGVILRAPKGTNGFGYDPVFQVEGEGGRSMAELAPEEKSRVSHRARAFQLMRRHLLAL